One Bosea sp. 685 DNA segment encodes these proteins:
- a CDS encoding proline/glycine betaine ABC transporter permease produces the protein MFKADDLAIFPIDSWIQQGVSWVALNLRPLFLAIKWPVEALLSLNDALLHAIPFPVFVVGFTLLAWRLATPGIAAFSAISLVVIAMLGVWNEAMTTLSLISTAIVFCAVIGIPMGIWCASSDRVWNVVRPILDIMQTTPSFVYLVPVVMLFGVGTVPGEVAVVTAAAPPLIRFTNLGIRMVEHEIVEAGLAFGADKRQLLFEIQLPLAIPTILGGLNQTVLTAMVLSVVVAMIGAEGLGLVVLQGLGRLDVGRAAVGGIAIVLLAMVLDRVTQKLAEPKRGGVARTSLLATVMRLFKGGRSEEPTATVTAAKQAL, from the coding sequence ATGTTTAAGGCCGACGATCTTGCCATTTTCCCGATCGACAGCTGGATCCAGCAGGGTGTCAGCTGGGTCGCGCTCAATCTGCGCCCCCTCTTCCTCGCCATCAAATGGCCGGTTGAAGCTCTGCTCAGCCTGAACGACGCGCTGCTGCACGCGATTCCGTTCCCGGTTTTCGTCGTCGGCTTTACCTTGCTGGCATGGCGTCTGGCGACTCCCGGCATCGCGGCCTTCAGCGCGATATCGCTCGTGGTGATCGCGATGCTCGGCGTCTGGAACGAGGCGATGACGACGCTCTCGCTGATCTCGACCGCGATCGTGTTCTGCGCCGTCATCGGCATTCCGATGGGGATCTGGTGCGCGAGCAGCGACCGTGTCTGGAACGTGGTGCGGCCGATCCTCGACATCATGCAGACGACACCGAGCTTCGTCTATCTGGTGCCGGTCGTCATGCTGTTTGGCGTCGGCACCGTGCCGGGTGAGGTCGCCGTCGTCACGGCAGCGGCGCCGCCCTTGATCCGTTTCACCAATCTCGGCATCCGCATGGTCGAGCACGAGATCGTCGAAGCCGGCCTCGCCTTCGGCGCCGACAAGCGCCAGCTCCTGTTCGAGATCCAGCTCCCCCTTGCCATTCCGACCATCCTCGGCGGCCTCAACCAGACGGTGCTCACCGCGATGGTACTCTCCGTCGTCGTCGCGATGATCGGCGCCGAGGGCTTGGGGCTCGTCGTCCTCCAGGGCCTGGGCCGTCTCGATGTCGGCCGCGCGGCGGTTGGCGGCATCGCCATCGTACTGCTGGCGATGGTGCTCGACCGGGTCACGCAGAAGCTGGCCGAACCGAAGCGTGGCGGCGTGGCGCGGACCTCACTGCTCGCCACGGTGATGCGCCTGTTCAAGGGCGGTCGCTCGGAAGAACCGACGGCAACCGTGACTGCGGCAAAGCAAGCGCTCTGA
- a CDS encoding glycine betaine/L-proline ABC transporter ATP-binding protein encodes MTERLQIQNLYKIFSAAPEAALQILANGGDKNTVFDKLGAVVGLNNVSLSVPEGAMYMVMGLSGSGKSTLARCINRLNEPSAGKILLDGRDIVPLKEEELREVRRTRISMVFQHFALLPNKRVIENVEFGLKLRGASPADRRRRADEVLSVVGLARWGYHFPHELSGGMRQRVGLARALATDADILIMDEAFSALDPLIRTEMQDELLRLQRTLNKTILFITHDFQEALKLGTRIAIMSEGELVREGTPQSIVLEPGSDYVAAFTREIDRARLFDARSVMREAAPILRSERGILVGGAEAGDPGFVLDGEGRILGALDGAALGHARQSGEIGTPSSDYVSVPENAKLIEVARSYRNGAPMAVVDGDGRLVGTLGVGELLSRMSSTSPKTASAGDRHV; translated from the coding sequence ATGACCGAGCGATTGCAGATTCAGAATCTGTACAAGATCTTCTCAGCGGCGCCGGAGGCGGCGTTGCAGATCCTAGCGAATGGCGGGGACAAGAACACCGTGTTCGACAAGCTCGGCGCCGTCGTCGGGCTCAACAATGTTTCGCTGAGCGTGCCTGAAGGCGCCATGTACATGGTCATGGGCCTGTCGGGCTCGGGCAAGTCGACGCTCGCGCGCTGCATCAACCGGCTGAACGAGCCAAGCGCCGGCAAGATCCTGCTCGACGGGCGCGATATCGTTCCCCTGAAGGAAGAGGAGCTGCGCGAGGTCCGCCGCACGCGCATCTCGATGGTGTTCCAGCATTTTGCGCTCCTGCCGAACAAGCGCGTCATCGAGAATGTCGAATTCGGGCTGAAGCTGCGTGGCGCCTCTCCGGCGGATCGTCGCCGCCGCGCCGACGAGGTGCTGAGCGTGGTCGGGCTTGCGCGCTGGGGCTACCATTTCCCCCATGAGCTGAGCGGCGGAATGCGCCAGCGCGTCGGCCTTGCCCGCGCGCTCGCGACCGATGCCGATATCCTGATCATGGACGAGGCCTTCAGCGCGCTCGACCCGCTGATCCGCACCGAGATGCAGGACGAATTGCTGCGGCTGCAGCGCACGCTGAACAAGACCATCCTGTTCATCACCCATGATTTCCAGGAGGCGCTCAAGCTCGGCACGCGCATCGCGATCATGTCTGAAGGCGAGCTGGTTCGCGAGGGCACCCCGCAATCGATCGTGCTGGAGCCGGGCAGCGATTATGTCGCGGCCTTCACCCGAGAGATCGACCGGGCCCGGCTTTTCGACGCCCGCTCCGTCATGCGCGAAGCCGCCCCGATCCTGCGCTCCGAGCGCGGCATCCTGGTGGGCGGCGCGGAGGCCGGCGACCCCGGTTTCGTTCTCGATGGCGAGGGCAGGATCCTCGGCGCGCTCGACGGGGCGGCGCTGGGCCATGCGCGCCAGAGCGGCGAAATCGGCACGCCGAGCAGCGATTACGTCAGCGTCCCGGAGAATGCCAAGCTCATCGAGGTCGCGCGCAGCTATCGCAACGGCGCGCCGATGGCGGTCGTCGATGGGGATGGCAGGCTCGTCGGGACCCTGGGCGTCGGCGAGCTCCTGTCCCGCATGTCCTCGACCTCCCCCAAAACCGCCTCAGCCGGAGATCGCCATGTTTAA
- a CDS encoding alpha/beta hydrolase, protein MGAATGAVRPPQADGATCLSVGEATLNYRLQGSGEPLVCIHGVGSYLEAWDGIAERLSDRFRILSFDLRGHGRSSKVRGRYEIDDFVGDVLALADHAGFETFHLAGFSLGGLIAQRLALTHPGRLRRLVLLATVAGRTEEERERVAARLAALQAGDRGSHYDASLSRWLTEGFQARNPDLIAMLRQRNAENDPECYAAAYRVLAQTDFGGLLDQIHMPVLIATGEEDAGSNPRMARYMHERISGSQLHILPGLRHSILTEAPEQVAALMRDFLTGSAKGEPA, encoded by the coding sequence ATGGGCGCCGCGACAGGCGCTGTCCGCCCTCCGCAGGCGGATGGTGCCACGTGCCTGAGCGTCGGCGAGGCCACGCTGAACTACCGGCTGCAGGGCTCAGGCGAGCCGCTGGTCTGCATCCATGGCGTCGGCTCCTATCTGGAGGCCTGGGACGGCATTGCCGAGCGCCTTTCCGACCGGTTTCGCATCCTGAGCTTCGATCTGCGCGGCCATGGCCGCTCGAGCAAGGTCAGGGGACGCTACGAGATCGACGATTTCGTCGGGGACGTGCTGGCTCTCGCCGATCATGCCGGCTTCGAGACCTTCCATCTCGCCGGCTTCTCGCTGGGCGGGCTGATCGCGCAGCGCCTGGCGCTGACGCATCCGGGGCGGCTCAGGCGGCTCGTGCTGCTGGCGACCGTGGCGGGCCGCACCGAGGAGGAGCGCGAGCGCGTTGCCGCCCGCCTCGCCGCTCTGCAGGCGGGCGATCGCGGTTCGCATTATGACGCCTCGCTGTCGCGCTGGCTGACCGAAGGCTTCCAGGCGCGCAACCCTGACCTCATCGCGATGCTGCGGCAGCGCAACGCCGAGAACGACCCCGAATGCTACGCCGCCGCCTATCGCGTGCTGGCGCAGACTGATTTCGGCGGTTTGCTCGACCAGATCCATATGCCGGTCCTCATCGCGACCGGTGAGGAGGATGCCGGCTCCAACCCACGCATGGCGCGCTACATGCACGAGCGCATCAGTGGCTCGCAGCTGCACATCCTGCCCGGCCTGCGTCACTCGATCCTGACCGAGGCCCCCGAGCAGGTGGCCGCGCTGATGCGTGACTTCCTGACCGGTAGCGCGAAGGGAGAGCCGGCATGA
- a CDS encoding NIPSNAP family protein: MIVEERIYRIRNGRMGRYLQLVRDEGLAIQQPILGHLIGYFTTEIGLLSHVTHLWAYADFEDRVRRRQQLADDPRWQAFLPRLSENIEQAENRILLPTDFSPLR, translated from the coding sequence ATGATCGTCGAGGAGCGGATCTACCGCATTCGCAACGGCCGGATGGGGCGCTATCTTCAGTTGGTGCGCGACGAGGGCCTGGCGATCCAGCAGCCCATCCTGGGCCATCTGATCGGCTACTTCACCACCGAGATCGGCCTGCTCAGCCATGTCACCCATCTCTGGGCCTATGCCGATTTCGAGGATCGGGTGCGGCGGCGCCAGCAACTGGCTGACGATCCACGCTGGCAGGCCTTCCTCCCGCGACTGTCGGAGAATATCGAGCAGGCGGAAAACCGCATCCTGCTGCCGACCGATTTTTCGCCGCTGCGTTGA